The genomic window TGGGAGAATGAAGACACATCACCTCTTATTTGCTATCTCGTTTAGCGCCATCATCCTTTTAATTATTCTGACATCGACTTCTTTTTTAACGAGTGGAAAATCCCATTCGATTGCCCATGACGAAATAACCCTCATTTTATTCTCGGATACAAATCAGCTTTCTAATGAGCGTAATTATTATCGTGCTATTCAGTATTCACAAGAGAAAGAAGGCTTTTCTTTTCAAGAATTTATTTTTAAAGATTCTACGGATACGCGCTCCATTTCTTATTACAATATAGAAAACTTTCCAAGCTTACTCATCTATAAAGGGGAAAAGGAGCTATTACGGATATCTGGTAAACAAGATCTTGAACAGCTTGTTTTCGCTATTACCGATGCCGTAACAAAGTAAAAAGATAAGTCCCATCACTTATCTTTTTACCCCTTTAACTTATGCTTTTGAGTCAAACGCGTCCCGTAAGCCATCACCGATGAAATTAATAGCCAATACGGTGAACAAGATGCATAATCCCGGTGGTAGCCACGCTTCGGGATTATTACGCAACAATCGAACGCTCTGTGCTTCCGTTAACATATTCCCCCACGTTGGTGTTGGTTGTGGTATGCCAAACCCAATAAAACTTAAAGCAGATTCCGCTACAATCATTGTGGCCATAATAATGGTGGCACTCACAATAATTGGGCCAACAGCATTTGGAAGAAAATGTTTTCGAATAATTCGAGCATCCGAACACCCAATGCTTCTCGCACTTAACACGTATTCTTTTTCACGGATTGACATAAACGTCCCTCGAAGGATCCGACAAATTTGCGGCCAAGAGGTAATAGCGATGACCATTATAAAGATTGGAACCGTCGTTCGCTCAAGGATAGCCACAATCGTCATAAACAATAAAATGAACGGGAAGATTAAAACAATATCCGTCATGCGCATAATAAGAGAATCTACTTTTCCCCCATAATAACCGGCGATCGATCCTAGCGTTCCCCCAATAAGAACCGTAAACAACATCGCAAAAAATCCAACGGTAAGAGAGATTCTTGCTCCATAAACAAGTCTAGAAAAATTATCCCGACCTGACCCATCTGTCCCCAACCAATTCTCGCTGTCCGCTCTCGCTTCAATTTTTGTTAATTGTGAAGCAGTTGGGTCATGAGTGGCGATCACATCAGCAAAAATAGCGATGACAATCATGATACTTAAAAACACAATTCCTACGATTGCTAATTTATTTTTTCGGAAACGGCGGAAGGCAAGCCTCGTCGGACTTACACTTTTTTCCTCAGTTAAATTCGGCAGTGTAGGGGCAATATCAGGTGTTTCGTTTAATCTCGGTTCCATTCTTCACTCACCTCAATCAAGTCGAATACGCGGATCAATGACCGCATAAAAAATATCCGCCAATAAATTTCCTACTAAAACAGATAATCCAATGAGTAAATTCACTGCCATAATAACAGGATAATCTCGATTAGACATACCAGACAAGAACAGTGTCCCTATCCCAGGATAATTAAATACCGTTTCAACAATAAACGCACCACTTAACAGCATGCCAATTTCCATTCCGAGCAAAGTCACAATCGGGATCATCGCATTGCGTAACGTATGCTTGTACAAAACAGAATTTGCCCCAATTCCCTTTGCACGTGCCGTCCGAATAAAATCACTGCCCTTTATATCAAGCATTTCCGATCTCATGTAGCGCATAAAGATCGCCGTACTTGAAAGACCGAGTGTGACACCAGGTAAAACAAGATGTTGAATTCGACTAATAAAGGCTTCAAAACCTGTTAAACCCGGAGAGCCAATCGATCCTTGTGTTGGAAACCACCCAAGCCCAAACGAAAATACATAGATAGCTAATAA from Shouchella hunanensis includes these protein-coding regions:
- the opp4C gene encoding oligopeptide ABC transporter permease; translation: MEPRLNETPDIAPTLPNLTEEKSVSPTRLAFRRFRKNKLAIVGIVFLSIMIVIAIFADVIATHDPTASQLTKIEARADSENWLGTDGSGRDNFSRLVYGARISLTVGFFAMLFTVLIGGTLGSIAGYYGGKVDSLIMRMTDIVLIFPFILLFMTIVAILERTTVPIFIMVIAITSWPQICRILRGTFMSIREKEYVLSARSIGCSDARIIRKHFLPNAVGPIIVSATIIMATMIVAESALSFIGFGIPQPTPTWGNMLTEAQSVRLLRNNPEAWLPPGLCILFTVLAINFIGDGLRDAFDSKA
- a CDS encoding ABC transporter permease, which encodes MLKYILRRIIQFIPMVFFLTVIVFLFAYLAPGDALSGEAIDPNTPREVIEERRAALGLNDPIHIQYWNWLRRAATGDLGMSTHFTGRSVSELISQRLGNTFYLGAFALFVTLIVSVPIGIYSARKKYSVLDYAATSFAFVGLATPNFFAGLLAIYVFSFGLGWFPTQGSIGSPGLTGFEAFISRIQHLVLPGVTLGLSSTAIFMRYMRSEMLDIKGSDFIRTARAKGIGANSVLYKHTLRNAMIPIVTLLGMEIGMLLSGAFIVETVFNYPGIGTLFLSGMSNRDYPVIMAVNLLIGLSVLVGNLLADIFYAVIDPRIRLD